The following coding sequences are from one Mus pahari chromosome X, PAHARI_EIJ_v1.1, whole genome shotgun sequence window:
- the LOC110314260 gene encoding claudin-34-like, translating into MVLLNKSANHQIRGFTLATIAWIMCSTSMALPEWRIWYLNNPMFSYPSLAFVGMWGACICHHSHNSSNLSDCHYYTYHNNLVPLDIWLSQHLLLVANVIGLIGTGCAVFALQQLYTEKLQKNNDYNPLVLSAVLNAVASTCIFLAVICNYLSVPSKEGVTFLPSFQLQIFPNAQRAGRSMGMACISAMLFLLSAIIFISYCPSMEIKMFPIV; encoded by the coding sequence ATGGTCCTGCTCAACAAATCTGCCAATCATCAAATAAGAGGTTTCACTTTGGCTACTATAGCATGGATAATGTGCAGTACCTCTATGGCCCTTCCGGAATGGCGAATTTGGTACTTGAACAACCCTATGTTTTCCTACCCAAGTCTGGCTTTTGTGGGTATGTGGGGGGCCTGCATCTGCCACCACAGCCACAACTCCAGCAACCTGAGCGATTGCCATTACTACACCTACCATAACAACCTTGTTCCTTTGGATATCTGGTTATCTCAACATCTGCTCCTGGTTGCAAATGTTATTGGTCTGATTGGGACAGGTTGTGCTGTCTTTGCTCTACAGCAGTTATACACGGAGAAGCTGCAGAAGAATAATGACTACAACCCACTTGTTCTTTCAGCTGTTCTCAATGCTGTTGCTAGCACCTGTATTTTTCTTGCTGTTATATGTAATTACCTCTCTGTGCCCAGCAAGGAAGGGGTAACTTTCCTGCCATCTTTCCAATTGCAAATTTTTCCAAATGCACAAAGAGCAGGCAGATCCATGGGAATGGCATGCATATCTGctatgttgtttttattaagtgctataatttttatttcttactgtcCTTCAATGGAAATCAAAATGTTTCCCATTGTCTGA